A region of Paraburkholderia largidicola DNA encodes the following proteins:
- a CDS encoding carbonic anhydrase produces MSDDMLNTRRLRDPAKSDLLHLLDGVEQFSDEVFPATQALFESLAQGQAPHTLFITCADSRVSPEMITQTHPGELFVCRNIGNIVPAYGEMLGGVSAVVEYAVLALNVRQIVVCGHSDCGAMRGLAGTAPMTAEDMPTVNAWLRNAETARSVVQARKVDSGHLVQALVEENIRLQLMHLRTHPSVAGRLAQKRLDVQGWVYDIGHGRISVFNEDDDRFESLGEARTRIQREQGGS; encoded by the coding sequence ATGTCGGACGATATGCTCAACACCAGACGGCTTCGCGACCCGGCGAAGTCGGACCTGCTGCATCTGCTGGACGGCGTCGAACAGTTCAGCGACGAGGTGTTTCCCGCTACCCAGGCGCTATTCGAAAGTCTTGCGCAAGGCCAGGCGCCGCACACCTTGTTCATCACCTGCGCCGATTCGCGCGTTTCGCCGGAAATGATTACGCAAACGCATCCGGGCGAACTGTTCGTGTGCCGCAATATCGGTAATATCGTCCCCGCTTACGGCGAAATGCTGGGCGGCGTGTCGGCTGTCGTCGAATACGCGGTGCTGGCGCTGAATGTGCGGCAGATCGTGGTGTGCGGACATAGCGACTGCGGCGCGATGCGCGGCCTCGCGGGCACCGCGCCGATGACAGCGGAAGACATGCCAACCGTCAATGCGTGGCTGCGCAATGCGGAGACGGCGCGCAGCGTCGTGCAGGCGCGCAAGGTCGACAGCGGTCATCTCGTGCAGGCGCTCGTCGAGGAAAACATCCGGCTGCAACTGATGCATCTGCGTACGCATCCGTCCGTCGCCGGACGGCTTGCGCAAAAGCGCCTCGATGTCCAGGGCTGGGTGTACGACATCGGGCATGGACGCATTTCGGTGTTCAACGAAGACGACGACCGCTTCGAAAGTCTGGGCGAAGCGCGCACACGGATTCAGCGGGAGCAGGGCGGCTCATAG
- the hpnK gene encoding hopanoid biosynthesis-associated protein HpnK has translation MTRQSAQRPINAPRRALIVTADDFGLHERINEAVERAHLHGVLTSASLMVSAPAAADAVRRAQRYPSLRVGLHLVLADGVPMLATHLIPALVDRHGRLGERMVRDGFRFFLLPEVRRQLKAEIRAQFQAFARTGLTLDHVNTHKHFHLHPTVLALIIEVGSEYGLKAMRLPYEPGAPAWIRPWMARVRKQLDNAGIAHNDYVIGMSQTGHMDEAALLAALARLPEGVGEIYSHPAVAGEGAITRTMQAYRHSDEFDALVSARVASAIAASGAITGGFADVFAQPSY, from the coding sequence ATGACGCGACAGTCGGCGCAGCGCCCGATAAACGCACCGCGACGCGCGCTGATCGTGACGGCCGACGACTTCGGTTTGCACGAGCGTATCAACGAGGCCGTCGAGCGTGCGCATCTGCATGGCGTGTTGACCTCGGCGAGCCTGATGGTGTCGGCGCCCGCCGCGGCCGATGCCGTGCGCCGCGCGCAGCGTTATCCGAGCTTGCGCGTCGGCTTGCATCTCGTGCTCGCGGACGGCGTGCCCATGCTCGCCACGCATCTGATTCCCGCGCTCGTCGACAGACATGGGCGGCTTGGCGAACGGATGGTGCGCGACGGCTTTCGCTTTTTCCTCCTTCCTGAAGTGCGACGCCAGCTAAAGGCGGAAATCCGCGCGCAGTTTCAGGCCTTTGCACGCACGGGCCTCACGCTCGATCACGTGAATACGCACAAGCACTTCCATCTGCATCCGACCGTGCTCGCGCTGATTATCGAAGTGGGTAGCGAATATGGGCTGAAGGCGATGCGGCTGCCGTACGAGCCGGGGGCGCCCGCATGGATCAGGCCGTGGATGGCACGCGTGCGCAAGCAGCTGGATAATGCGGGTATTGCACACAACGACTACGTGATCGGCATGTCTCAGACCGGGCATATGGACGAGGCGGCGTTGCTCGCCGCGCTCGCGCGGCTGCCGGAAGGCGTCGGCGAGATTTACAGTCATCCCGCCGTGGCCGGGGAGGGCGCCATTACGCGCACGATGCAGGCGTACCGGCACAGCGACGAATTCGATGCGCTGGTGTCTGCGCGTGTCGCTTCGGCGATTGCCGCGAGCGGGGCGATCACGGGCGGTTTCGCCGACGTGTTCGCGCAGCCGTCTTACTGA
- a CDS encoding iron-containing redox enzyme family protein → MDDIFEPQAFVLAGKCLSTSPSLVIEDDENQYEFPASVDGEDAASLISALRSGVKAEEVISRYSPYEQKVFDRLKELQLVRAVKPALARSGLDVLLELEDLANDLLYRTLYTNVFWEKCSSASSGDDIPLNVIHGMIVENYHFLFRESYFDAPVLSYVANTGVRLSMNEFYAEEYGHDELLLKALNTLGVTREDLARTVPLPQTMALCNALAFWAHSDPLFFFSTLGILEGKDIKQDSFLDAAYRIGVDPALLKPVKAHSDINLNGGHGSLTRKIFSRIPAIADADVRRMRAHTHLFIELYDQFYTGIWEHYSTSPTLLRTLDVNGEA, encoded by the coding sequence ATGGACGACATTTTTGAACCACAGGCGTTTGTGCTGGCGGGGAAGTGTCTCAGCACGTCGCCTTCGCTCGTCATCGAAGACGACGAGAACCAATATGAATTTCCGGCGTCCGTCGACGGTGAAGACGCGGCGTCCCTGATCAGCGCGCTGCGCTCCGGCGTCAAGGCGGAGGAGGTGATCTCCCGCTATTCGCCGTACGAACAGAAAGTGTTCGACCGTCTGAAGGAACTGCAACTGGTGCGCGCGGTGAAGCCCGCGCTGGCCCGCAGCGGCCTCGACGTGCTGCTCGAACTCGAAGATCTCGCCAACGATCTGCTGTATCGCACGCTCTATACGAACGTGTTCTGGGAGAAGTGCTCGTCCGCGAGTTCGGGCGACGACATTCCCCTCAACGTGATCCACGGGATGATCGTGGAGAACTACCATTTCCTGTTCCGCGAAAGCTATTTCGACGCGCCCGTTCTTTCATACGTCGCGAACACGGGCGTGCGGCTCTCGATGAACGAGTTCTACGCGGAAGAGTACGGCCACGACGAACTGTTGCTCAAGGCGCTGAACACGCTCGGCGTCACGCGCGAGGATCTCGCGCGCACCGTGCCGTTGCCGCAAACCATGGCGCTGTGTAACGCGCTTGCTTTCTGGGCGCATAGCGACCCGCTGTTTTTCTTTTCGACCCTCGGCATTCTCGAAGGCAAGGACATCAAGCAGGATTCCTTCCTCGACGCGGCGTATCGGATCGGTGTCGATCCTGCTTTGCTGAAGCCCGTGAAAGCGCATTCCGACATCAACCTGAACGGCGGTCACGGCAGCCTGACGCGCAAGATCTTTTCGCGCATTCCCGCCATTGCGGATGCCGACGTGCGGCGCATGCGCGCGCACACGCATCTGTTCATCGAACTGTACGACCAGTTCTATACGGGCATCTGGGAACACTATTCGACGTCTCCGACGCTGCTGCGCACACTCGACGTCAACGGGGAGGCATGA
- a CDS encoding PLP-dependent aminotransferase family protein, producing MKITLDVATATPLTEQIVGQVEALILARELRVGMRLPSIRKFAAEHNISRFPVIEAYDRLATRGLLQPKHGSGYYVAEQFEKAPRATRGLDAIRATPESDQILRQFERPDEVLNLSIGFIPEAWRDVEGIAQAIRQASRTDARSLIDYAIPQGDPVLRLQIEQRLAFVGVAAEPQNIMVTNSASEALDLVVRMLLKPGDTVFVEDPGYFNLFGLLKLQGIELVGVPRLSSGPDVEAVEALLKEHRPKLFFINTVFHNPTGTNVAPHVGFRLLQLAQEHDFMIVEDDVYADFQAIPTQRLASLDRLTRVVYIGGFSKSLSSSLRLGYIAAEAGLVKHFVEVKALTSLGGTRFSERVVAALLERGTYRKHLERLRRRVNGAISTAVELLNGIGWEVFDEPCGGTLVWARVPGVPSSDVFVAEAARAGITVQPGSYYRPHGEVTPWVRFNTAYLDNERALGFLRRAAAMGD from the coding sequence ATGAAGATCACCCTCGACGTCGCAACGGCTACCCCGCTGACGGAACAGATCGTCGGTCAGGTCGAAGCGCTGATCCTGGCGCGCGAACTGCGCGTGGGCATGCGTCTGCCGTCTATCCGCAAATTCGCGGCCGAGCACAACATCAGCCGCTTTCCCGTCATCGAGGCCTACGACCGGCTCGCCACGCGCGGCCTGCTGCAGCCCAAGCACGGTTCCGGATACTACGTCGCCGAACAGTTCGAGAAGGCGCCGCGCGCGACGCGCGGGCTCGATGCGATCCGCGCGACGCCCGAGTCGGATCAGATCCTGCGGCAGTTCGAGCGGCCCGACGAGGTGCTGAACCTGTCGATCGGTTTCATTCCCGAGGCGTGGCGCGACGTCGAAGGCATTGCGCAGGCGATTCGCCAGGCGTCCCGCACGGACGCGCGCAGTCTGATCGACTACGCGATTCCGCAGGGCGACCCGGTGCTGCGGCTGCAGATCGAGCAGCGCCTCGCGTTCGTCGGCGTAGCGGCCGAGCCGCAGAACATCATGGTGACCAACAGTGCGAGCGAGGCGCTCGACCTCGTCGTGCGAATGCTGCTCAAGCCCGGCGATACCGTGTTCGTCGAAGATCCCGGCTACTTCAACCTGTTCGGCCTGCTCAAGCTGCAGGGCATCGAGCTGGTCGGCGTGCCGCGCCTGTCGAGCGGGCCGGATGTCGAAGCCGTCGAGGCGCTGCTGAAGGAGCATCGGCCGAAGCTCTTTTTCATCAACACGGTCTTCCACAATCCCACGGGCACGAACGTCGCGCCGCACGTCGGCTTCCGGCTGCTGCAGCTCGCGCAGGAACACGACTTCATGATCGTCGAAGACGACGTCTACGCGGATTTCCAGGCGATTCCCACGCAACGTCTCGCGTCGCTCGACCGGCTGACGCGCGTCGTGTATATCGGCGGGTTCTCGAAGAGCCTGTCGTCGTCGCTACGGCTTGGCTATATCGCCGCCGAAGCGGGGTTGGTCAAGCACTTCGTCGAAGTGAAGGCGCTGACCAGCCTCGGCGGCACGCGCTTTAGCGAGCGCGTCGTGGCCGCGCTGCTCGAGCGCGGCACGTATCGCAAGCATCTGGAACGGCTGCGGCGGCGCGTGAACGGCGCCATTTCGACCGCGGTGGAATTGCTCAACGGCATTGGCTGGGAGGTGTTCGACGAGCCGTGCGGCGGCACGCTGGTGTGGGCGCGCGTGCCGGGCGTACCGAGTTCAGACGTGTTCGTCGCCGAGGCGGCCCGCGCCGGCATCACCGTGCAGCCGGGCAGCTACTATCGGCCGCACGGCGAAGTGACGCCGTGGGTCCGGTTCAACACCGCGTATCTCGACAATGAGCGGGCGCTGGGATTCTTGCGGCGCGCGGCGGCAATGGGCGATTGA
- the rarD gene encoding EamA family transporter RarD: MNANNQKQKEGAGYAALLVALCWWGLMPLYYWHLKEVSAPEMLAHRVFWSFVVLSAVIALKPALRQHMGDWRSFLLALLPAILLSANWVVYILASVTGNALQASLGYFLNPLLSAALGIVFLNERLNGLKAAALALGLAGTFVQCYAHGGVPVFAVMLTVTFSLLGLTRKVWPTRNAIVSTWRETVVMMPFALGYFGYLTSHHALAFTSFGVDASVLMMLAGPLTVVPLALYAYAMPLVSMTESAVMQYVTPTVTFILALTVFHERLTTVDLTGYGLIWCGLALATYASIRRRPLALAVAAPGTAQGTQSVQGVQGASVAGQNVSFLSSHKKTPASAGVNRFWHSEGRPEPERRCEKSDA; encoded by the coding sequence ATGAATGCGAACAATCAGAAGCAGAAGGAGGGCGCCGGCTACGCTGCGCTGCTCGTGGCGCTGTGCTGGTGGGGCCTGATGCCGCTGTATTACTGGCATCTGAAGGAAGTGAGCGCGCCGGAGATGCTCGCGCATCGCGTGTTCTGGTCGTTCGTGGTGCTGTCGGCCGTGATTGCTCTCAAGCCCGCGTTGCGGCAACACATGGGTGACTGGCGCTCGTTCCTGCTCGCACTGTTGCCGGCGATTTTGCTGTCCGCGAACTGGGTTGTGTATATCCTGGCGTCGGTGACGGGGAACGCGTTACAGGCGAGTCTAGGCTATTTCCTGAATCCGCTGCTGTCGGCTGCGCTTGGCATCGTTTTTCTGAACGAGCGTCTGAACGGTCTGAAAGCGGCAGCGCTGGCGCTCGGACTGGCCGGCACCTTCGTCCAGTGTTACGCGCATGGCGGCGTGCCCGTGTTCGCCGTGATGCTGACGGTGACGTTCTCGCTGCTCGGCCTTACGCGCAAAGTGTGGCCGACGCGAAACGCGATCGTCAGCACGTGGCGCGAAACCGTCGTGATGATGCCGTTCGCGCTCGGCTATTTCGGCTATCTGACGTCGCATCATGCACTTGCGTTTACGTCGTTCGGCGTCGACGCGTCCGTGCTGATGATGCTGGCGGGGCCGCTGACCGTCGTGCCCCTCGCGCTCTACGCGTACGCAATGCCGCTCGTGTCGATGACGGAATCGGCCGTGATGCAATACGTGACGCCGACCGTGACGTTCATTCTCGCGCTCACGGTCTTCCACGAACGGTTAACGACCGTCGATCTGACAGGTTACGGGCTGATCTGGTGCGGCCTCGCGCTCGCGACCTATGCGTCGATCCGGCGTCGTCCGCTTGCGCTCGCCGTCGCGGCGCCAGGAACGGCGCAGGGAACGCAAAGTGTGCAGGGCGTGCAAGGTGCGAGCGTGGCAGGACAGAACGTGTCCTTTCTTTCGTCGCACAAAAAGACGCCAGCTTCCGCTGGCGTGAATAGGTTCTGGCATTCCGAGGGCCGTCCAGAACCTGAGAGACGGTGCGAAAAGTCTGACGCATAA
- a CDS encoding iron-containing redox enzyme family protein, with amino-acid sequence MERWDIDRYRRPALVPCEVSAGIEGLTIGVGDDAIDLSFEGVARDEVAEVVTQLMRPASDIWVRLGEGACPAWIRTLTVQLDALSLIEETDSGIDSITSDAQRAMALCDEVGQRLAVVVGRRLAMYQDVLSVVHQMLTADTHDRDAMPSAFPFSDEGSGKFAGNFALQSLHFQLAYARHNAPEIVFAWQRVLADVFQHVGWHPATAVSDDAPLERFRSVASLDPVDLEMYLLSFAHFVEIAPLRVGRRMTSADTERFTEPCSGLALAARAERLLLNALEQLGSNAYAAAALESHDITPLVKGLYIEQYHVTDRFVEILGPLLSRRLKRNLRARLFQYFQEEYGHEAFELATCVALGMNEAEVRASVPLPLTALYIDAYTVLAHRLPTAFFTSIMVTEGLRDQHSPVHEHIAALVESALHAGDIVAKHGETNDELNHPSLSRLFLADVPHVSAAEQRYSLESALFMLEVNMRQLESVAFFYGEQTRLQFHGLREGRRPLEI; translated from the coding sequence ATGGAACGCTGGGATATCGATCGATACAGACGGCCGGCGTTGGTGCCGTGCGAAGTGTCGGCGGGCATCGAGGGATTGACGATCGGCGTGGGCGACGATGCCATCGACCTGTCGTTCGAAGGCGTCGCGCGCGACGAGGTGGCCGAGGTCGTCACGCAGTTGATGCGGCCTGCGTCTGATATCTGGGTGCGCCTGGGCGAAGGCGCGTGCCCCGCGTGGATTCGTACGCTCACGGTGCAACTGGATGCGCTGTCGCTGATCGAGGAGACGGATAGCGGAATCGACAGCATCACGTCCGATGCCCAGCGCGCGATGGCGTTGTGCGATGAAGTTGGGCAACGGCTGGCCGTTGTCGTCGGACGTCGGCTTGCGATGTATCAGGATGTGCTGAGCGTCGTTCATCAGATGCTCACGGCAGACACGCACGATCGCGACGCGATGCCCAGTGCGTTTCCATTTTCTGATGAAGGCAGCGGCAAGTTCGCCGGCAACTTCGCGCTTCAGTCGCTCCATTTCCAGTTGGCGTATGCGCGCCATAACGCCCCGGAAATCGTGTTCGCGTGGCAGCGCGTGCTCGCCGACGTGTTCCAACACGTGGGCTGGCATCCGGCGACGGCCGTGTCGGACGATGCTCCTCTGGAGCGCTTCCGCAGCGTCGCCTCGCTCGATCCCGTCGATCTGGAAATGTATCTGCTGTCGTTCGCGCATTTCGTCGAGATCGCGCCGCTGCGTGTCGGCAGGCGCATGACGTCGGCGGATACGGAACGCTTCACCGAACCCTGCAGCGGTCTCGCGCTCGCCGCGCGCGCCGAGCGCCTGCTACTCAACGCGCTCGAACAACTGGGCAGTAACGCGTATGCAGCGGCGGCGCTCGAGAGCCATGACATCACGCCGCTCGTGAAGGGCCTGTACATCGAGCAGTATCACGTCACCGACCGGTTCGTCGAGATACTCGGGCCGTTGCTGTCGCGCCGCCTCAAACGCAATCTGCGCGCGCGGCTGTTCCAGTACTTCCAGGAAGAATACGGTCACGAAGCATTCGAACTGGCCACGTGTGTCGCGCTCGGCATGAACGAAGCCGAGGTGCGCGCATCGGTGCCGCTGCCGCTTACGGCGCTGTATATCGACGCGTACACGGTGCTGGCGCATCGCCTGCCCACAGCATTCTTTACGTCGATCATGGTCACGGAAGGCCTGCGCGACCAGCACAGTCCCGTACACGAGCACATCGCCGCGCTGGTCGAAAGCGCGTTGCACGCGGGCGATATCGTCGCAAAGCATGGCGAGACCAACGACGAACTGAATCATCCGAGCCTGTCGCGCCTGTTCCTCGCCGACGTCCCACACGTGAGCGCGGCGGAGCAGCGGTACAGCCTCGAATCGGCGCTCTTCATGCTCGAAGTGAACATGCGGCAGCTGGAGTCGGTCGCGTTCTTTTATGGTGAACAGACACGTCTCCAGTTTCATGGGCTTCGTGAAGGCAGGAGGCCGCTTGAAATCTGA
- a CDS encoding lysylphosphatidylglycerol synthase domain-containing protein, with protein MMKWLNWLGLPAGIAVLIALALHSGLDDVLHAIRSAGFALLWLVPLHALPLLLDAQAWRLLLGKTASLAYLWWVATVREAVSRLLPVASIGGEFVGVRLARWKIDETSMVCASVIVEVLVTVAVQYVFAALGLVMIVAQTGHDGLLTTVGAALVLSLPLPVVAFVLLRRGGLFHAIERWSARLPMSAHWNVERIGGAQLDAAIDALLCKPRLLLSAFAWQFAGYLLGASEVYVAMWMLGHPVSIGGAIAVEALTQAARHAAFFVPSGLGVQEAVVVLLARMFGVDDQTALSLALIKRMREVLFGCVALVSWQAVEIVRNRGGGVARNLR; from the coding sequence ATGATGAAGTGGCTCAACTGGTTGGGATTGCCTGCGGGCATCGCGGTGCTGATCGCACTGGCGTTGCACAGCGGACTCGACGACGTATTGCACGCGATCCGTTCGGCGGGCTTCGCGCTGCTGTGGCTCGTGCCGCTGCATGCGCTGCCGTTGCTGCTGGATGCGCAGGCGTGGCGGCTTCTTCTCGGGAAAACTGCGTCGCTGGCGTATCTGTGGTGGGTCGCCACCGTGCGCGAGGCGGTGAGCCGGTTGCTGCCTGTCGCGAGCATCGGCGGGGAGTTCGTGGGCGTGCGGCTCGCGCGCTGGAAAATCGACGAGACGAGCATGGTGTGCGCATCGGTGATCGTCGAGGTGCTGGTGACGGTGGCCGTCCAGTACGTGTTCGCCGCGCTCGGGCTCGTGATGATCGTCGCGCAGACGGGCCACGACGGTCTGCTGACGACAGTCGGTGCGGCGTTGGTGCTGTCGTTGCCGCTGCCCGTCGTCGCGTTCGTGCTGCTAAGGCGCGGCGGCTTATTTCACGCGATCGAGCGCTGGTCCGCGCGTCTGCCGATGAGCGCGCACTGGAACGTCGAGCGTATCGGCGGCGCGCAGCTCGATGCGGCGATCGATGCGCTGCTGTGCAAACCGCGTCTGCTGCTGAGCGCGTTTGCCTGGCAATTCGCGGGCTATCTGCTCGGCGCGTCGGAGGTCTATGTCGCGATGTGGATGCTGGGGCATCCCGTTTCGATTGGCGGCGCGATTGCCGTGGAAGCGCTCACGCAGGCGGCGCGCCATGCGGCGTTCTTCGTGCCGTCGGGACTCGGCGTGCAGGAGGCCGTGGTCGTGTTGCTCGCGCGAATGTTCGGTGTGGATGATCAGACGGCGCTGTCGCTTGCACTCATCAAGCGGATGCGCGAAGTCCTGTTCGGCTGTGTCGCGCTGGTCTCGTGGCAAGCGGTGGAGATCGTGCGCAACCGTGGCGGTGGTGTCGCGAGAAATCTGCGCTGA
- a CDS encoding aminotransferase class III-fold pyridoxal phosphate-dependent enzyme yields MKSDDGADEGGERGIERAQRFDPVNPYWEQFLDEAGLDMTGARGDGCYIETADGRALLDCLAGFGTANLGHAHESLLARFADALQRTSVNVFPFECAESQLALAEKLLALSGRRFQKVFFATTGAEAVESAVKFAMTSTGRTDVVTFRDAFHGLSMFSSFMTGNPFWTEALRWKPGNVHHVDAQNFAALEDSLASRKIAAVVFEPVAGSSAAQHWTADTASRLAALCRSTGTKLIADEVYCGLGRTGTWFGIDAIGMDAKGPAATAAPDMIVVSKGLTGGLVPLSAVLMNDGDFDAVFGAPGKAKVQGSTFGGNRLAMQCGLIVLDLVERGRLVENAAAMGALIGERIAARFDSRVSVHGKGLALSLKLDPRLDRNMTDVWVDLIDGGVLAMPNSAAPDSLRLSPPLIFGVDEVEVLIDRLDEALQP; encoded by the coding sequence TTGAAATCTGACGACGGCGCCGACGAAGGAGGCGAGCGCGGAATTGAACGCGCTCAGCGCTTCGATCCCGTCAATCCCTATTGGGAACAATTCCTCGACGAAGCGGGCCTCGACATGACGGGCGCGCGCGGCGACGGCTGCTATATCGAAACAGCCGATGGCCGCGCGTTGCTCGATTGCCTCGCCGGTTTTGGCACGGCGAACCTGGGGCACGCGCATGAGTCGCTGCTCGCGCGTTTTGCCGATGCACTGCAGCGCACGTCGGTGAATGTGTTTCCGTTCGAATGCGCCGAGTCCCAACTCGCGCTCGCTGAAAAGTTGCTCGCGCTCAGCGGCCGGCGCTTCCAGAAAGTGTTCTTCGCGACCACGGGCGCGGAGGCCGTCGAAAGCGCTGTGAAGTTCGCGATGACGAGCACAGGGCGTACCGATGTCGTCACCTTCCGCGACGCCTTCCACGGCCTGTCGATGTTTTCGTCGTTCATGACGGGCAATCCGTTCTGGACGGAAGCGCTGCGCTGGAAGCCGGGCAACGTCCATCACGTCGATGCGCAGAATTTCGCCGCGCTCGAAGACAGTCTCGCGAGCCGCAAGATCGCTGCCGTTGTGTTCGAGCCCGTGGCGGGATCGTCGGCGGCGCAGCACTGGACGGCCGACACCGCGTCGCGTCTCGCGGCGCTGTGTCGTTCGACGGGAACGAAGCTGATCGCCGACGAGGTGTATTGCGGCCTCGGCCGCACGGGGACATGGTTCGGCATCGACGCGATCGGCATGGACGCCAAGGGACCCGCGGCAACCGCGGCGCCCGACATGATCGTCGTATCGAAAGGACTGACGGGCGGGCTGGTGCCGCTGTCGGCCGTGCTGATGAACGACGGCGATTTCGATGCCGTGTTCGGTGCGCCCGGCAAGGCGAAAGTGCAGGGCTCGACCTTTGGCGGCAACCGGCTCGCCATGCAGTGCGGGCTGATCGTGCTCGACCTCGTCGAACGCGGACGGCTGGTCGAGAACGCGGCCGCGATGGGCGCACTGATCGGCGAGCGCATCGCAGCGCGTTTCGATTCGCGCGTGAGCGTGCACGGCAAGGGCCTCGCGCTCAGCCTCAAGCTCGACCCGCGTCTGGACAGGAACATGACCGACGTGTGGGTGGATCTGATCGACGGCGGCGTGCTGGCGATGCCGAATTCCGCTGCGCCGGATTCGCTGCGCCTGTCGCCGCCGCTGATTTTCGGCGTGGATGAAGTGGAAGTTCTGATCGACCGACTCGACGAGGCGCTACAGCCATGA
- a CDS encoding Fur family transcriptional regulator translates to MPPLSTSPTRTLDALKRAGLLGTAAQVAVLDYLQRTEHGHFSAEEIHRRIAASGERMNLSTTYRVLSQLVEAGFVANVPLGKHHSLYELNSGKAHDHLVCVVCGRVEEFSDATINRRRIAIAKKFGLRIVGKTLALHGVCADCAARAHPPRTRAK, encoded by the coding sequence ATGCCGCCCTTGTCAACGTCTCCGACCCGAACGCTCGACGCGCTCAAGCGAGCCGGCCTGCTAGGCACGGCTGCGCAGGTCGCCGTGCTCGACTATCTCCAGCGCACGGAGCACGGCCATTTCAGCGCGGAAGAGATTCACCGCCGCATCGCTGCAAGCGGTGAACGAATGAACCTGTCGACTACCTATCGCGTGCTCAGTCAGCTGGTCGAGGCGGGCTTCGTCGCGAACGTGCCGCTCGGCAAGCATCACAGTCTCTACGAACTGAACTCGGGCAAGGCGCACGATCATCTGGTGTGCGTCGTGTGCGGTCGCGTCGAAGAGTTCTCCGACGCGACGATCAATCGCCGGCGTATCGCAATCGCGAAGAAGTTCGGCTTGCGTATTGTCGGCAAGACGCTGGCATTGCACGGCGTGTGCGCGGATTGCGCGGCGCGCGCGCATCCACCGAGAACGCGTGCGAAGTGA
- a CDS encoding iron-containing redox enzyme family protein codes for MMQATTAADLFAAPRFRPGVQLIEEHNGLTLDYREQSCSVVADSQGALKAFVDSLRRGDTSTAELKRRHPELASEIDGLLEEFDRLGLLTESAFPTPQGCLSGEEFYHRLRKFAAETIEANSKSRLYLGLCDRTLPKSALIGYALEYFYIVREAPGLIAPSLAHAEPVKVQKLLQGFLASELNHDDMLRESLHAVSIRTDNLDYLVPLPATFALCASLGVYARQHPLSFKSLLFLFEQPSVSFHIELANYCRETGIPEGFWRPIARHSTINDEFDHEDISLSLLAEIEAISPEEQMTVKKHVMLAIETMVLQENQILDFYGRQSVVKPRIFA; via the coding sequence ATGATGCAGGCCACGACCGCAGCAGATCTTTTCGCCGCGCCGCGCTTTCGTCCCGGCGTGCAACTGATCGAAGAGCACAACGGCCTGACGCTCGACTATCGCGAGCAATCGTGTTCCGTCGTTGCCGACAGTCAGGGCGCGCTCAAGGCGTTCGTCGATTCGCTCCGACGCGGCGACACGTCGACGGCCGAACTGAAGCGCCGTCATCCGGAGCTTGCGTCGGAAATCGACGGGCTGCTGGAGGAGTTCGACCGGCTCGGCCTGCTGACCGAGAGCGCGTTTCCCACGCCTCAGGGTTGTCTGTCAGGCGAGGAGTTCTATCACCGGCTCAGAAAGTTCGCCGCTGAAACCATCGAGGCGAATTCGAAATCGCGTCTCTATCTGGGGCTGTGCGACCGCACCTTGCCGAAGAGCGCGCTGATCGGCTACGCGCTCGAATACTTCTATATCGTGCGCGAGGCGCCGGGTCTGATCGCGCCGTCGCTCGCGCATGCCGAACCCGTCAAGGTGCAGAAGCTGCTGCAAGGCTTTCTCGCCTCGGAACTGAATCACGACGACATGCTGCGGGAGTCGCTGCATGCCGTTTCCATCCGCACCGACAATCTCGACTATCTGGTGCCGCTGCCCGCCACGTTCGCGCTGTGCGCGTCGCTCGGCGTGTATGCGCGCCAGCATCCGTTGAGCTTCAAGTCGCTGCTGTTCCTGTTCGAGCAGCCGAGCGTGAGCTTTCATATCGAACTGGCGAACTATTGCCGCGAGACGGGCATCCCGGAAGGCTTCTGGCGTCCGATCGCCCGTCACTCGACGATCAACGACGAGTTCGATCACGAAGACATTTCGCTCAGCCTGCTTGCTGAAATCGAGGCCATCTCGCCTGAAGAGCAGATGACGGTCAAGAAGCACGTGATGCTCGCCATCGAAACCATGGTGCTGCAGGAGAACCAGATTCTCGATTTTTACGGCCGTCAGTCCGTCGTCAAACCGCGCATCTTTGCCTGA